A genomic window from Nocardioides rotundus includes:
- a CDS encoding diacylglycerol kinase family protein, producing MLDRPRYLPLVWAAACLVGFGLLTLLVTQDRAPLDPVDLWGRQAEAWADDIPWLVAILRVVEHLFATVGMAVLTAVTAVWLLWKKQPRAAAYTVVVMLVTSLVTTGVKLTVGRVRPAWQDSIDLLSTRSFPSGHASSMAAFAGVMVVLAWIFLRRSSARQAVYVAAAAFVVVGCLDRVLLGRHYPTDVIAGTLLGAGVALLALGLFDPQPRPQSRGDRPLLATVPTDRKLAVVLNPSKVEDPGQFRSIVTAMAQEAGWSSPTWHYTTVEDPGTGMAHAAAVDGADLVMVCGGDGTVREVCAELAGTGIPVGIIPAGTGNLLARNLDIPLYIRSAIDVALNGQDRAVDLVAVSGDGFEDSHFMVMAGMGFDAAIMEGVNEEFKQKVGWFAYVVSGLKSLMFPAVKVEVSVDGGEPTTHRARTVLVGNVGYLQAGMPLLPDARIDDGKLDVVLLHPRRFLSWIPLAARVLSKSTQTDDLINRMTGASVTVRAATDVPRQLDGDSIGPGKELRMECIHGRLLVRVPR from the coding sequence GTGCTCGACCGACCCCGATACCTCCCTCTCGTCTGGGCCGCCGCCTGTCTGGTCGGCTTCGGTCTCCTCACTCTCCTGGTGACCCAGGACCGCGCCCCCCTCGACCCGGTCGACCTGTGGGGTCGGCAGGCGGAGGCCTGGGCGGACGACATCCCCTGGCTGGTGGCGATCCTCCGGGTCGTGGAGCATCTCTTCGCCACCGTCGGGATGGCGGTGCTGACGGCCGTGACGGCGGTCTGGCTGCTGTGGAAGAAGCAGCCGCGCGCGGCGGCGTACACCGTCGTCGTGATGCTGGTGACCTCGCTGGTCACCACCGGCGTGAAGCTCACGGTCGGCCGGGTGCGGCCCGCGTGGCAGGACTCGATCGACCTCCTCTCGACCCGCTCCTTCCCCTCGGGGCACGCGTCGTCGATGGCCGCGTTCGCCGGCGTCATGGTGGTGCTCGCGTGGATCTTCCTGCGGCGCTCGTCGGCGCGTCAGGCGGTGTACGTCGCCGCCGCGGCCTTCGTGGTCGTCGGCTGCCTGGACCGGGTGCTGCTCGGGCGCCACTACCCCACCGACGTGATCGCGGGCACCCTGCTCGGCGCCGGCGTGGCCCTGCTCGCGCTCGGCCTCTTCGACCCGCAGCCCCGTCCGCAGTCGCGGGGCGACCGGCCGCTGCTCGCGACCGTGCCGACCGACCGAAAGCTCGCCGTCGTCCTCAACCCCTCCAAGGTCGAGGACCCCGGCCAGTTCCGCTCGATCGTCACCGCGATGGCTCAGGAGGCGGGCTGGAGCAGCCCGACCTGGCACTACACGACCGTCGAGGACCCGGGCACCGGGATGGCGCACGCGGCGGCCGTGGACGGCGCGGACCTGGTGATGGTCTGCGGCGGCGACGGGACCGTGCGCGAGGTGTGCGCCGAGCTCGCCGGCACGGGGATCCCGGTCGGGATCATCCCCGCGGGCACGGGCAACCTGCTGGCTCGCAACCTGGACATCCCGCTCTACATCCGCTCGGCCATCGACGTCGCCCTCAACGGCCAGGACCGGGCCGTGGACCTGGTCGCGGTCTCCGGGGACGGCTTCGAGGACTCCCACTTCATGGTGATGGCCGGGATGGGCTTCGACGCCGCGATCATGGAGGGCGTCAACGAGGAGTTCAAGCAGAAGGTCGGCTGGTTCGCGTACGTCGTCTCCGGGCTGAAGTCGCTCATGTTCCCCGCGGTCAAGGTGGAGGTCTCCGTCGACGGCGGCGAGCCCACGACCCACCGCGCCCGCACCGTGCTCGTCGGGAACGTCGGCTACCTCCAGGCGGGGATGCCGCTGCTGCCGGACGCGCGGATCGACGACGGCAAGCTGGACGTCGTACTCCTCCACCCGCGGCGCTTCCTGTCGTGGATCCCGCTCGCGGCGCGCGTGCTGTCCAAGAGCACCCAGACCGACGACCTGATCAACCGGATGACCGGGGCCTCGGTGACGGTGCGCGCCGCCACCGACGTGCCGCGCCAGCTCGACGGCGACTCGATCGGCCCCGGCAAGGAGCTGCGGATGGAGTGCATCCACGGTCGCCTCCTGGTGCGTGTGCCCCGCTGA
- a CDS encoding DUF4446 family protein, with protein sequence MQLALAILALLVACAAAALAVIGLRRQAAQARRPSAESLPADVHGLRQEVAALRAESGDALRHLSVVRYDAFGDMGGHLSWSVALLDDHGHGVVLTSIHGRSEARTYAKNISGWTCDQQLSPEEEEAIEHARP encoded by the coding sequence ATGCAGCTCGCCCTCGCCATCCTCGCCCTGCTCGTCGCCTGTGCCGCGGCCGCGCTCGCGGTCATCGGGCTGCGTCGCCAGGCGGCCCAGGCCCGGCGGCCGAGCGCGGAGTCGCTGCCCGCCGACGTGCACGGGCTGCGCCAGGAGGTCGCGGCCCTGCGGGCGGAGTCCGGCGACGCGCTGCGGCACCTGTCGGTGGTGCGCTACGACGCGTTCGGGGACATGGGCGGCCACCTCTCCTGGTCGGTGGCCCTGCTCGACGACCACGGCCATGGCGTCGTGCTCACCTCGATCCACGGACGCAGCGAGGCCCGCACCTACGCCAAGAACATCAGCGGATGGACCTGCGACCAGCAGCTCTCGCCGGAGGAGGAAGAGGCGATCGAGCACGCCCGCCCCTGA